agattaaacacgttaggatagtgtttaattcactcaacgttggctctgataccaacctgtcacaccccgatttccacgtgtctcaccggtgggcccggtgggggattaccgtgacgatgttggcaacaatatagtcaaaccacacaattatataatgcacagcggaagcttaaagataaataaatatatttcaacctctgattgtaatatcaaatgtattacagaagtcgaatgtatccacagcggatcaaaataaatataaagtattgttccatcagatactgcaatcaagcttgcgagacttatcacgacgctagggagctaataccagccaatttacgtttaggtacctgcacttaatctttttggggaaaatacgtcagtttacactggtaaatacattcaactgacacatttgaaaatgtttattaaaattgatttgaatgcacaaggcacaaactcttttataacttgggaaaattataataaaatcttgtgaacgttttacatgttcttttatgcgttcagtagcccgggtcgtgccgggttaaagatttatagacacaccacgtttgcgtaaaaccgtagtataaaaaccaacggctacgtcttttaatttaatgtcgacactttataccgggtgtacgcctacaccgggatgtcgatggtcgtggccatttcgtaaaatgatgccaaggatatccgggacaacggtcattaaaccccccaaaggcttataagcaacaaaactgtttaaatgagccgatcatattatttaattaaccacctaagcgatggaagaatataatgctcaatcaagcggtattaatataccgtaacccaagcccatataggggaaataagttaaagtatttacctttgcaagtatatttccttaattggattaaatcaccgatagcttttactggggctcctaatctggaacgaaggttttaattaacctcttagaatcctaacgagtcgttataatggccgtagcctagaccggttggttccgatatatatatagatatggtttaatcgcgcggaaaggcgaaaaccgagaatggagtgtgattctgacccaacaagttcagagacttgttttatatgggttaatgattcacactctggattttggggttcaaataatataatttgacccgtatcggctaatttatgaaaactagtttcataagccgaaccgtgcgcgcaataggcgaaacggttaactatgagagtcgtacgcttatttcctaagtcaacatgccttaattgggttgtggtatcagtaggataccttccgtgacgcccgtaacgagtttaagttaatattatgccccgtaggggcttttcggtcattttaaagacttttaaaaatgcttttcgagttctacaggaaatctgagtttcccgaacagtttataaagcttaaaatactttatttattatttaaaaccagtagcaactggaatcgggtcaaaagaccttgtagaactcatgttttggccgaaaagggcatattcggtattaaccgaaccgtagccataaccgcaggttatgagcaaggtaaaaattattaaaaatctttaaaattcccaaaatattattttaatacagtgggtaaaagttttggtgacgaaatcttggtttagataggtgttatgctaattgcgccgtttattacaaaagtttatttaaatcgCGCTAaatagcataactctcattctagacctcggattgacgtgaaactttaaggacatgcttataatttaataagcaaggttctggtccgttcacgtgtccgaaatactcgttttaattttaaaagaccgttacggtcaacttttaggcgaatgacggaattgcgcaaaagactcggataactcatgaaccgaccacagaggtttataccaacatgtgacctggtcctaagagagtcctaaggtaaatctatacctcactaaaacgggtcagaactgaagtcaaagcaaaagtcaaacttttgcgacattcggctccgaaccgggtcaatatagcaaatgatcgattcaaacgagcgcaaacaagtttatatacttaatatcatgttttataagtgtcaaaacaggtttcataacatatacattacagattatgcataaatcgctaaaatagctttttgttgactttttaaccgcacgtttgactcgatatttgacatagttagagtggtgatcagggggaacctttttagaggtttattacccacataattaccttctcaaaactacttttgattcgtcataagactgaaccatttgcaagttatgctaatgacaaccgttagttacgacggttgagcttctaagctaaaactatggaaatgcaggaccaaatgagtatgaacgacttacagaagtgtgttcttgcttatagagcagagaaagatgcttggagcttctttagaatgaccagagaagttgatttgtgttgtgtgaattgttatgagccaatgtggctatttatagtgaaacttaggctccaagatcattacaactcatgctaCACTGAGTGTGGATGATGGgcagatgtcccctaagtgttatgggtcgagcatagagtgcccatgccccattaattggttgttggtcgttcaaagggtccaaaggtcaagtagttacaatgtttctgcatctgggcgtcccacgcggcccgcatgggagttccatgccattttaatgcgggtcgcctaggATTTGAATATCAGACGCGTAatacaggaggctcgcggcccgcctcaacttaaccataaccttcacgcgggtcgcgagaggttaagatttcagaaattttaaatcttttgtcatgattgcgaaatcctggtaattaataacgaaatctttcgtaatgatttacctgacctttcgggtttgaaagggtaactttgcggtttggccctcggttatttaccgataggggcctcgtcttatttacccgcgttgttaagtccctgattagtttattaattattcagaaagtcttaactttcattattgacgcttttaacccttctcatacgaattcgagtataactctttcgttttaaaacggaactttgcggaatttatacagtatattctagtgagcgtataatactgttacgaagcttTGGGAacattaaagggtcactcagaggtataatttaaacatgttgacacagttaacccctgtagctcgtaatctctcactttcttccgcgtttcgcttccgtatgatttatgatttattcgtttgaaggtacaagcatttatttagggttactatacagtatatttacccttgttgacatttataaccctcgaatttatatactttcaaggtttgtcaaaattagtcatttatttattatagatgccacgtgtaatcaaatgacacgtgttaacacattattggacaaaaattcgaggtgttacagaaagatgtaacttaattcaattattaaaataatgatttaaatctaattttttatataattacaatcatacccttaacaactaaaaaggaaatcaatggtccagattaattcacgcagttcacgcatgggattaggttcacgctggaaccctaccctatatatataagcTTTAGTATTATACAAAGTTTAGTATTCTCTTAccaaaattagttttaacaatattTTAAAAGTAAAACATTTATTTAAAAAATTCAGTTGTAGATAATTATTTATGTAAGCTAACAAAAGTAAATTAATATAGAGAggtttttagggttcatcatataGATggtagttgtttgtttgtttatttgtttgttaCTAATGAGGTGTTGGTTCATTGGCAAAGACAAAGTCTTTAAACACTTTGAGAGGAAGAAGTCTTGGGTTCAAGTTCCACACATAGCagggaataaaagaaatttgatgttcaaaaaaagttatttatttatatttttaacattAATTTCTAAATTTTCTAGAAAAAATACATCAAATATGCATTCAAATGATTTGATAGTCCATATAATGTTATACCCCTCTTTCGACTAAGTCGATACATCTAAAGAATACAATATTATGACGAAAAAACTAAACCAATAAATAACATTGACATCTCTTGCATTTTAAGATGAACTTTCTTTTTCCTCAATCATCTTGATCAACTCTTCTATATAGAAATATGCTTGACTCAATTTCCCACTCTGTAGATCGATGGAAGTAGGAGCACTATGAAGTTTGTGCAAGATTTCTTCAATCTCCATTTGATCATTTTTCTTCTTTAATGCTTGTAGCTTGCTTTTCTCATTCACAAGCATATTCTCAAGGAACTTTTCATGAGTAACATTCTTCTTGTTTTGTTTTTGCTCGGGCACACTATTAAAATTTGCAACCATTGTTTTAACCTCTTTTCTAGATGGCCACACCATTACGTTGTCTGTGCTTTGATCGTTTAAACCATCACAAACGATCATACACGCTTTCACTTTACACAACACACATAGGGCTTGTAGACTCTTGATCAAAGCTAATCTCCTCTTCTTCAGGGTAGCCCTTCTCTTGCTTTCATTAAGAATCCTAGCAAGTTTCACCCTAGCCCTTGCCATCTTTTATATGTTCTTGAATTGATGGATGTTGCAAAGTGATTTTTTCGTATGTATAAGAGGATTATAAATGGGTCTTAAAACATGTGAGACAAGTGTTTGTTGGAATAAAAACCGGGCATTTAAGTGGTATAATGGTTTCTTAGTCAGGTATGAGATGTCATAGTTTGACTGAGAATGGCTAACTATTCACGTTTCTACTTTAATATTATCAACTATTAAAACTATTATGTAAATTAATTAAGTATGCATTTAATTATATTGATATCAAGTTTAATCAATTTGTGTTGAATAGTTTTATTAACTTTTTATGAATAGGCAACTTTtgattttataaatatatatcaaGTTAATAGTAATTTTGTTTATTCAAATGATAGAGAGAATCCAAAATATGTTGTGTTATGTTTTGATATAAGTGAAACTGAATAAATACATGTGGGACataaataattttaatatataactgagtcagattaaaaaaaaaagttgaatatttataaaatatttttttatataatatccCTTAAATTTTTAAGTGaactttttttaacggctaatttctttaatccccTGTTGTCTGTGGAACTTAACCCAAGACCTTCCCCTTCCCAACCTAGATGTTTTAAAGGCTTTGTTTTTgacaatggaccaccaccccatttaTATACAGCTTTCTAGCTTATAATGACACAAATGGTAGTTGCACATCCTAATGTCAGTTTATGGCATTGGTCTCAACTTTTTGGATATTAATGTATTTAGTCATTAGTGTTCATTCAAACATAACACATTTATCCTTTAATTATACCACTTATCATTAATTTTTCagataaaaaatataaaatattcaaAATACCCTTATTATTAAACACGAAAACAAGTGACTAAATTTATTAACACTAGCTAAACCCCCTCTTCAATCCTCTAAACCGCACACCGCCTCCTCCTCTTGTCACCATCTCTAGTCCTTCTTCGCCGGTCAGCCTTTCGTTGTCGCCAATAACTCTTAACCTGTCCCCATCTAGCTTGGTTTCAAAGCCCTCAAATGCGGACACATATTTTTATCCAAGCTAAAAATTAAATTAAGTTAACGTATATGTAATTACTACGATTTTAGACCCCTACAATTAATCACATAATTAATGATCGTTTTAATGTTCTTCCATGATAAATATAATGTTCTTCTAGCATAACATTAACGTGAATTTAATGTCGCTTTTCATGGTCGATACATATATTCATTGCAATGGATTTTGAAATTGTGTAGAAGGGAACACGGAATCAAATTATTAATTATAAAGATCTTCCAATATTCCAAATCTCCGGATTCATCCCATTCTTAGAATTGCCTTTGCAAAAGGGTGAATTTGTGATTTAGATGACGTAAAAAATGATTTAGTTGTTTTTTTACAGTGATTTAGGTTTTCTCGGCATTGATCAAAGACAAAAGAAGAACCCCAGGTTGTGATTAGGGGTATTCAGTATTCGAACCGACCTCGAAACTCGAAATTTGACTCATACTTGATTCAAATTCAGTAATTGAACTTCGCATTGAATACGGATTTGTAATTTTTAATTTGattcaatttgaaatttgaattcaaAATACGCATTTTATTTTTATTCAGGGCCAGCTTAATGGGCCGGGCAGACCGGGCGATTGTCCGAGGCCCAAACCTCCAGAGGGCTCGAAatttaaaaatgatttttatctatatattttattttttattatatatttagaGCCCTTTTAATACATTTTaagctttatatatatatatataggaaaagtaTAAAATATAATATCCCTTAACGTTCATTATGTACGATatagtgaaatcgcatgttataaaatagcatgtatgaaatcgcatgttgttttttgtaacagtttcgcatgtgataattttgatgaaatcgcatgttaaaaaaccaaaaTGCAATTTCAATGcgggatgaagatctgacggctgagatgatagcgtacgtaatgtacgaaaagggcatttgtacgttaacctaaccctacatatatatatatatatatatatatatataggacaaagatccgttaggagccaccctttattgcgagaaccgcgagaaccaatgtgaacacaacaaaaaatgcctaaaaatagctaaaaaacacacaattttttttttataaaaatcgctactttaagtaacaaaaaaaaaatttaattttttttggctactaaaagtagcgattttaacataaaaaataaaaaaaaattagatttttttagatttttttaggttttttgggggtttagtttttagcattttagctggggggtgggggggtttagggtttttttttttttgggggggggggtgggggggttaggtttttggggggtggggattaggtttttttagggttttttttagctattttaggttgtgttcacattggttctcgcggttctcgcaataaaggtggttctcgcatgaaccttacactatatatatatatatatatatatatatatatatatatatatatatatatatatatatatatatatatatatatatatatatatatatatatatatatatatatagggtagggatcctaagagaagtccaccctatttgagaaacttgtgaagcaatctggaccacacattttccgtaagcaaaaaatgcaaaaaaaggtgaaaaaaatgcaattttttttttttagaaaaatcgcagctttttctttaaggattaaacttttatttattttttttttgagatttatacacatgtgtatattgttaatcttttaactatacatatatgtatattgcccattatacatatatgtatatacatgtttaaaattgaaaaaatatgtgttataaatcctaaaccttataccataaacactaaagctaaaccttaatgctaaaccgtaagccctaaaccctaaagctaaaccctaattgtaaaccctaatgctaaactctaaagctaaaccctaattctaaaccctaaagctaaaccctaatgctaaaccctaaagctaaaactaaaccctaaagctaaaccctaatgcaaacCCTAAAGATAAAGCTAAACCCATaagttaaagctaaaccctaatgctaaacccataagctaaaccctaatactaaaccctaaatactattactaaaccctaaaccataaagctaaatcataaaccctaatgctaaaccctaaatgcTAATGTTAAACCTtaaataacacttatttttcaattttaaacatgtatatacatatatgtataattgacaatatacatatatgtatagttaaaagattaacaatatacacatgtgtataaatcccattttttttaaaataaaaaattaaaaccttaaagaaaaagctgcgatgtttccaaaaaaaattttgcattttt
Above is a window of Helianthus annuus cultivar XRQ/B chromosome 14, HanXRQr2.0-SUNRISE, whole genome shotgun sequence DNA encoding:
- the LOC110898909 gene encoding agamous-like MADS-box protein AGL80; protein product: MARARVKLARILNESKRRATLKKRRLALIKSLQALCVLCKVKACMIVCDGLNDQSTDNVMVWPSRKEVKTMVANFNSVPEQKQNKKNVTHEKFLENMLVNEKSKLQALKKKNDQMEIEEILHKLHSAPTSIDLQSGKLSQAYFYIEELIKMIEEKESSS